A genomic window from Nocardioides jiangxiensis includes:
- a CDS encoding glycine hydroxymethyltransferase: MTDLSALTSSAYKQALDVIASVEPRVAEATRKELEDQRASLKLIASENYASPAVLLTMGTWFSDKYAEGTVGHRFYAGCQNVDTVETLAAEHAKELFGAEYAYAQPHSGIDANLTAYWAILAQRVEGPWLENAGVKNMNDLTEADWEKLRHELGNQRLLGMSLDAGGHLTHGFRPNISGKMFHQNQYGTDPVTGLIDYDALRAKAKEFKPLILVAGYSAYPRRVNFAKMREIADEVGATLMVDMAHFAGLVAGKVFTGDENPVPFADVVTTTTHKSLRGPRGGLILATKEYAANVDRGCPMVLGGPLSHVMAAKAVALAEAKTESFQTYAQNVADNAKSLADGFLKRGAKLVTGGTDNHLVLLDVTSFGLTGRQAEQALLDAGVVTNRNSVPADPNGAWYTSGIRFGTPALTTRGFGHDEFDNVADLVVNVLQNTTPGVTKDGGSSKATYKLADGVADKTRAASAEMLDKHPLYPGLDLA, translated from the coding sequence ATGACCGATCTCTCTGCTCTCACCAGCTCCGCCTACAAGCAGGCCCTCGACGTGATCGCCTCCGTCGAGCCGCGCGTCGCCGAGGCGACCCGCAAGGAGCTCGAGGACCAGCGTGCGTCGCTGAAGCTCATCGCCTCGGAGAACTACGCCAGCCCGGCTGTCCTCCTCACCATGGGCACCTGGTTCTCCGACAAGTACGCCGAGGGCACGGTCGGTCACCGCTTCTACGCCGGCTGCCAGAACGTCGACACCGTCGAGACCCTCGCCGCCGAGCACGCCAAGGAGCTCTTCGGCGCCGAGTACGCCTACGCGCAGCCGCACTCCGGCATCGACGCGAACCTGACCGCGTACTGGGCGATCCTCGCCCAGCGCGTCGAGGGCCCGTGGCTCGAGAACGCCGGCGTCAAGAACATGAACGACCTCACCGAGGCGGACTGGGAGAAGCTGCGCCACGAGCTCGGCAACCAGCGCCTGCTCGGCATGAGCCTGGACGCCGGTGGTCACCTGACCCACGGCTTCCGCCCGAACATCTCGGGCAAGATGTTCCACCAGAACCAGTACGGCACCGACCCGGTCACGGGCCTCATCGACTACGACGCGCTGCGTGCCAAGGCCAAGGAGTTCAAGCCGCTCATCCTGGTCGCGGGCTACTCGGCGTACCCGCGTCGCGTGAACTTCGCGAAGATGCGCGAGATCGCGGACGAGGTCGGCGCGACCCTCATGGTCGACATGGCGCACTTCGCGGGCCTGGTCGCGGGCAAGGTCTTCACCGGTGACGAGAACCCGGTGCCGTTCGCCGACGTCGTGACCACCACGACGCACAAGTCGCTGCGCGGCCCGCGCGGTGGTCTGATCCTCGCCACCAAGGAGTACGCCGCCAACGTCGACCGTGGCTGCCCGATGGTCCTCGGCGGCCCGCTCTCGCACGTGATGGCCGCGAAGGCCGTCGCGCTCGCCGAGGCGAAGACCGAGTCCTTCCAGACCTACGCGCAGAACGTCGCCGACAACGCCAAGTCGCTCGCCGACGGCTTCCTCAAGCGTGGAGCCAAGCTCGTCACCGGCGGCACGGACAACCACCTGGTCCTGCTCGACGTCACCAGCTTCGGACTGACCGGCCGCCAGGCCGAGCAGGCCCTGCTCGACGCCGGTGTCGTCACCAACCGCAACTCCGTCCCGGCCGACCCCAACGGTGCCTGGTACACCTCGGGCATCCGCTTCGGCACGCCGGCGCTGACGACCCGCGGCTTCGGTCACGACGAGTTCGACAACGTCGCCGACCTGGTCGTCAACGTCCTGCAGAACACCACCCCCGGTGTCACCAAGGACGGCGGCTCCTCGAAGGCGACGTACAAGCTCGCGGACGGCGTCGCGGACAAGACCCGCGCCGCGTCGGCCGAGATGCTCGACAAGCACCCGCTCTACCCGGGCCTCGACCTGGCCTGA
- a CDS encoding FAD-binding oxidoreductase: protein MTETTEHRFSGETLTPESAGYDAARSVFNGLVDRRPQRIMRCSSAEQVAAAIASARADGLPLSVYGGGHGVTGSAVVDGGVCVDLRGIDHVVVDADARTARVGGGATWGAFDAATQEHGLAVTGGRVSTTGVGGLTLGSGSGWLERAFGFVCDNLVSARVVTTDSRIVTASESENPDLFWALRGGGGNFGVVTEFTLRLHPLGPIVFGGMLLYPGFMAVDVLRNWRDYMLTAPDAVGSGVALITAPPAEFVPEPARGQPCVGVVIAYAGDPDEAPAVLAPLLEFGPPAANLCQPMPYVAVQQLLDPPNPKGMHNYWTGDFLTEFPDEAVEAWVEHGFPPVSPLTQLIVVAGGGAIARVDDDATAFGNRQSPFNLHMLGMWPPDPAQDEQNISHIRALSAAMKPWSTGSVYLNFIGDEGLTRVESAYGPEKYARLRGIKRTWDPDNVFRHNQNIPPA from the coding sequence ATGACCGAGACCACCGAGCACCGCTTCAGCGGAGAGACACTCACCCCGGAGAGCGCGGGGTACGACGCGGCGCGCAGCGTCTTCAACGGGCTGGTCGACCGCCGCCCCCAGCGGATCATGCGGTGCTCCTCGGCCGAGCAGGTCGCCGCGGCGATCGCATCAGCCCGCGCGGACGGCCTCCCCCTCAGCGTGTACGGCGGAGGCCACGGTGTCACCGGTTCCGCGGTCGTCGACGGAGGCGTGTGCGTCGACCTGCGCGGGATCGACCACGTGGTCGTCGACGCCGACGCCCGCACCGCCCGCGTCGGCGGCGGAGCGACCTGGGGCGCCTTCGACGCCGCCACCCAGGAGCACGGACTGGCGGTCACGGGAGGCCGGGTCTCCACGACGGGGGTCGGGGGACTCACCCTCGGCTCGGGGAGCGGCTGGCTGGAGCGCGCCTTCGGGTTCGTCTGCGACAACCTCGTGTCGGCCCGGGTGGTCACGACGGACAGCCGCATCGTCACCGCCAGCGAGTCGGAGAACCCCGACCTCTTCTGGGCGCTGCGTGGCGGCGGCGGCAACTTCGGGGTGGTCACGGAGTTCACCCTGCGCCTGCACCCGCTCGGCCCGATCGTGTTCGGCGGAATGCTGCTCTACCCGGGCTTCATGGCCGTCGACGTGCTCCGGAACTGGCGCGACTACATGCTCACCGCACCCGACGCGGTCGGCTCCGGAGTCGCCCTCATCACGGCGCCTCCGGCGGAGTTCGTGCCCGAGCCGGCACGCGGCCAGCCGTGCGTCGGCGTCGTCATCGCGTACGCCGGTGACCCGGACGAGGCACCGGCGGTGCTCGCCCCGCTGCTCGAGTTCGGCCCGCCAGCGGCCAACCTCTGCCAGCCGATGCCGTACGTCGCCGTCCAGCAGCTGCTCGACCCACCGAACCCGAAGGGGATGCACAACTACTGGACCGGCGACTTCCTGACGGAGTTCCCGGACGAGGCGGTCGAGGCCTGGGTGGAGCACGGCTTCCCGCCCGTCTCGCCCCTGACGCAGCTGATCGTCGTCGCCGGCGGCGGGGCGATCGCTCGGGTCGACGACGACGCGACGGCCTTCGGCAACCGCCAGTCGCCCTTCAACCTCCACATGCTCGGCATGTGGCCGCCCGACCCCGCCCAGGACGAGCAGAACATCAGCCACATCCGCGCGCTGTCGGCGGCCATGAAGCCGTGGTCCACCGGCAGCGTCTACCTGAACTTCATCGGTGACGAGGGACTGACGCGCGTGGAGTCGGCGTACGGGCCGGAGAAGTACGCGCGGCTTCGCGGGATCAAGCGCACGTGGGACCCTGACAACGTCTTCCGGCACAACCAGAACATCCCGCCCGCCTGA
- a CDS encoding nitrite/sulfite reductase, with translation MNDQPTPAVKVEIPRPKRGEGQWGLGYLEPLNKNEQSKRDDNPLNAIGRIKGTWAQTEFDRIDPADKRGRFRWAGLYTQRAPGFDGGKTATLEEEELDDSFFMMRVRTDGQILSAAALRTLGDLSNEYCRGTADITDRNNIQYHWVDIASVPDMWERLDAVGLTTIEACGDSPRPFLGSPVAGIAKDELIDGSSALAEIKRRSLGNPDYSNFPRKFKTALTGHPSHDVAPEVNDVAFVATVHPELGVGFDCWVGGGLSTNPHLAQKLGVWIPLEEVPDVWEAVAGIFRDYGYRRLRSRARLKFLVADWGVDKFREVMEVKYLKRAMVRCESPAVPEHQGDHIGVHEQKDGKFFIGAAPVVGRINGDVLTGLADLVEQYGATGARLTAYQKLVVIGVDGDDTEAFVAALEKIGLTATPSNWRRRTMACTGIEFCKLAIVETKDRAAALIEELEKRFPELDTPISVNLNGCPNACARTQVADIGLKGQLVLDENGEQVSGYQVHLGGGLALGANFGRKLRAHKVTSAGLDDYITRVVSNYLEGRETGESFQTWVQRADEDLLR, from the coding sequence ATGAACGACCAGCCCACCCCTGCCGTCAAGGTGGAGATCCCCCGTCCGAAGCGCGGAGAGGGTCAGTGGGGGCTCGGCTATCTCGAGCCGCTCAACAAGAACGAGCAGTCCAAGCGCGACGACAACCCGCTCAACGCGATCGGTCGCATCAAGGGCACCTGGGCCCAGACCGAGTTCGACCGGATCGACCCGGCCGACAAGCGCGGCCGCTTCCGGTGGGCCGGCCTCTACACGCAGCGCGCCCCCGGCTTCGACGGCGGCAAGACCGCGACGCTCGAGGAGGAGGAGCTGGACGACAGCTTCTTCATGATGCGCGTCCGCACCGACGGCCAGATCCTCTCCGCCGCCGCGCTCCGCACCCTCGGCGACCTGTCCAACGAGTACTGCCGCGGCACCGCCGACATCACCGACCGCAACAACATCCAGTACCACTGGGTGGACATCGCGTCGGTGCCCGACATGTGGGAGCGCCTCGACGCCGTCGGCCTCACCACGATCGAGGCCTGCGGTGACTCGCCGCGCCCCTTCCTCGGCTCCCCCGTCGCCGGCATCGCCAAGGACGAGCTCATCGACGGGTCGTCGGCTCTCGCCGAGATCAAGCGGCGCTCGCTCGGCAACCCCGACTACTCGAACTTCCCGCGCAAGTTCAAGACCGCATTGACCGGGCACCCGTCGCACGACGTGGCACCCGAGGTCAACGACGTCGCCTTCGTCGCGACCGTCCACCCCGAGCTCGGCGTCGGCTTCGACTGCTGGGTCGGTGGCGGCCTCTCGACCAACCCGCACCTCGCACAGAAGCTCGGCGTGTGGATCCCGCTGGAGGAGGTCCCGGACGTCTGGGAGGCCGTCGCCGGCATCTTCCGCGACTACGGCTACCGCCGCCTGCGCTCGCGCGCCCGCCTCAAGTTCCTCGTCGCCGACTGGGGCGTCGACAAGTTCCGTGAGGTCATGGAGGTCAAGTACCTCAAGCGCGCGATGGTCCGCTGCGAGTCGCCGGCCGTTCCGGAGCACCAGGGCGACCACATCGGCGTGCACGAGCAGAAGGACGGCAAGTTCTTCATCGGCGCCGCCCCGGTCGTCGGCCGGATCAACGGTGACGTCCTGACCGGGCTCGCCGACCTCGTCGAGCAGTACGGCGCGACCGGCGCCCGCCTGACGGCGTACCAGAAGCTAGTCGTGATCGGCGTCGACGGCGACGACACCGAGGCGTTCGTCGCCGCCCTCGAGAAGATCGGCCTCACGGCCACGCCGTCCAACTGGCGCCGTCGCACGATGGCCTGCACCGGCATCGAGTTCTGCAAGCTCGCGATCGTCGAGACCAAGGACAGGGCTGCTGCGCTCATCGAGGAGCTCGAGAAGCGCTTCCCCGAGCTCGACACCCCGATCTCGGTCAACCTCAACGGCTGCCCCAACGCATGCGCCCGGACCCAGGTGGCCGACATCGGCCTCAAGGGCCAGCTCGTCCTCGACGAGAACGGCGAGCAGGTCTCGGGCTACCAGGTCCACCTCGGCGGCGGCCTGGCGCTCGGCGCCAACTTCGGCCGCAAGCTGCGCGCCCACAAGGTCACCTCGGCCGGCCTGGACGACTACATCACCCGGGTCGTGTCCAACTACCTCGAGGGTCGCGAGACCGGCGAGTCGTTCCAGACCTGGGTGCAGCGCGCCGACGAGGACCTGCTGCGCTGA
- a CDS encoding phosphoadenylyl-sulfate reductase, whose amino-acid sequence MTAATTRAARLSRGSQIEGRSQEELREIVSHVGAELELAPAEHIIEWAAATFGERFCITSSMGDAVLAHLASKVVPGIDVVFLDTGYHFAETIGTADAVKHTMPVNLITITPRQTVAEQDAEYGPDLYKRDPDLCCKLRKVEPLATSLDGYDAWATGLRRAETHNRVTAPVVGWDAKKKKVKVSPIARWTDEQVEQYIQDNGVLVNPLVYDDYPSIGCWPCTSRVKPGDDPRSGRWAGQNKTECGIHT is encoded by the coding sequence ATGACCGCCGCAACGACGCGCGCCGCGCGCCTCTCGCGAGGCTCGCAGATCGAGGGCCGCTCCCAGGAGGAGCTGCGCGAGATCGTCTCCCACGTGGGCGCCGAGCTGGAGCTCGCCCCCGCGGAGCACATCATCGAGTGGGCCGCCGCCACCTTCGGCGAGCGCTTCTGCATCACCTCGTCCATGGGCGACGCCGTGCTCGCGCACCTCGCCTCCAAGGTGGTGCCGGGGATCGACGTGGTCTTCCTCGACACCGGCTACCACTTCGCCGAGACGATCGGCACCGCTGACGCGGTCAAGCACACGATGCCGGTCAACCTGATCACCATCACCCCGCGCCAGACCGTCGCCGAGCAGGACGCCGAGTACGGTCCGGACCTCTACAAGCGTGACCCCGACCTGTGCTGCAAGCTGCGCAAGGTCGAGCCGCTCGCGACGTCCCTCGACGGCTACGACGCCTGGGCAACCGGCCTGCGCCGCGCCGAGACGCACAACCGCGTGACGGCTCCGGTCGTCGGCTGGGACGCCAAGAAGAAGAAGGTCAAGGTCTCCCCCATCGCGCGGTGGACCGACGAGCAGGTCGAGCAGTACATCCAGGACAACGGCGTGCTCGTGAACCCGCTCGTCTACGACGACTACCCCTCGATCGGTTGCTGGCCGTGCACCTCGCGCGTCAAGCCCGGTGACGACCCGCGCTCGGGACGCTGGGCCGGCCAGAACAAGACCGAGTGCGGCATCCACACCTGA
- a CDS encoding sirohydrochlorin chelatase has translation MAAPALVALAHGSRDPRSAATINALVAEVRAMRPDLRIEAAFLDLSRPSFSTVVDRLVKAGFDEIVVVPLLLSDAFHAKIDVPSAVAEQAARHEGLQIRATAILGHEMSFLEVLDQRLREALSAARCRELDALVLAAAGSSDPLANQAVARLARVWGAHHKLPVKAAYASTAPPATGEAVRAFRNEGRRHIAVASLFLAPGSLIDRASELALEAGAVAVSEPLGAHPELARTILARYAVGAVELVPV, from the coding sequence ATGGCTGCTCCTGCACTGGTTGCCCTGGCTCACGGTTCCCGTGACCCGCGGTCGGCCGCGACGATCAACGCCCTCGTGGCAGAGGTCCGGGCCATGCGCCCCGACCTGCGCATCGAGGCTGCGTTCCTTGACCTGTCGCGTCCGTCGTTCTCCACGGTGGTGGACCGTCTGGTGAAGGCCGGTTTCGACGAGATCGTCGTCGTACCGCTGCTTCTCTCGGACGCGTTCCATGCCAAGATCGACGTGCCCTCGGCCGTCGCGGAGCAGGCCGCTCGCCACGAGGGCCTGCAGATCCGCGCGACCGCGATCCTCGGTCACGAGATGTCCTTCCTCGAGGTCCTCGACCAGCGCCTCCGCGAGGCCCTGTCCGCGGCCCGATGTCGCGAGCTGGACGCCCTCGTCCTCGCCGCGGCCGGCTCCTCCGACCCGCTCGCCAACCAGGCCGTGGCCAGGCTCGCCCGGGTCTGGGGCGCGCACCACAAGCTGCCGGTCAAGGCCGCCTACGCCTCCACCGCTCCGCCGGCCACCGGCGAGGCCGTGCGCGCGTTCCGCAACGAGGGTCGGCGCCACATCGCCGTCGCATCGCTCTTCCTGGCTCCCGGCTCGCTGATCGACCGGGCCTCCGAGCTCGCCCTCGAAGCCGGCGCCGTCGCCGTCTCCGAGCCGCTCGGCGCCCACCCGGAGCTGGCCCGCACCATCCTCGCCCGGTACGCCGTCGGCGCCGTCGAGCTCGTACCGGTCTGA
- a CDS encoding DUF3037 domain-containing protein, whose product MTVRHPYQYVVLRCVPRVEREEFVNVGVVVYCQEEKFLAAAWSCDTARLQALAPTLDVGRVCDALAYVEGICEGDPAVGAAGRGDLGTRFGFVKAPRSTVLQPSPVHGGVTADPKRELEHLLQRFVG is encoded by the coding sequence ATGACGGTCCGCCACCCCTACCAGTACGTCGTGCTCCGCTGCGTCCCGCGCGTGGAGCGGGAGGAGTTCGTCAACGTGGGCGTCGTCGTCTACTGCCAGGAGGAGAAGTTTCTCGCGGCGGCATGGAGCTGCGACACCGCCCGCCTGCAGGCGCTCGCGCCGACGCTGGACGTGGGCCGCGTCTGCGACGCCCTGGCGTATGTCGAGGGCATCTGCGAGGGCGACCCGGCCGTGGGCGCTGCGGGTCGCGGGGACCTCGGCACCCGGTTCGGGTTCGTGAAGGCCCCGCGTAGCACCGTCCTCCAGCCGAGTCCGGTGCACGGCGGTGTCACCGCCGACCCGAAGCGCGAGCTCGAGCACTTGCTCCAGCGCTTCGTCGGTTAG
- a CDS encoding HipA family kinase has product MQTVSVTRYIAPLREGGSLPGLVEADDLGTYVCKFRGAGQGLRVLVAETIASGLATRLGLQTPRLVALELSEELARYEADEEVQDLLRASVGLNLGVDFLPGSFGFDGTSAVPDGVAGTVLWLDAFIANVDRSWRNPNLLLWHGDLWVIDHGASLYFHHGWGGGVGDPARFAALAWNADDHVLLEAAKADDLEAIDRRARGCLDRGVFEAILADVPDAWLEPVPGAESAAAVRAAYVDFLDARLQATAWWEAVAR; this is encoded by the coding sequence ATGCAGACGGTCTCCGTCACCCGCTACATCGCCCCGCTGCGCGAGGGTGGTTCGCTTCCCGGCCTGGTCGAGGCTGATGACCTCGGCACCTACGTGTGCAAGTTCCGCGGCGCGGGGCAGGGGCTCCGGGTGCTCGTCGCCGAGACGATCGCGAGCGGCCTGGCGACCCGGCTGGGCCTGCAGACTCCGCGACTCGTCGCCCTCGAGCTCAGCGAGGAGCTCGCTCGGTACGAGGCGGACGAGGAGGTCCAGGACCTGCTCCGAGCGAGCGTGGGGCTCAACCTGGGCGTCGACTTCCTGCCCGGCTCGTTCGGCTTCGACGGCACCTCCGCCGTCCCCGACGGCGTTGCCGGCACGGTGCTCTGGCTCGATGCCTTCATCGCGAACGTCGACCGCTCCTGGCGCAACCCCAACCTCCTGCTCTGGCACGGAGACCTCTGGGTCATCGACCACGGCGCGTCCCTCTACTTCCATCACGGCTGGGGCGGGGGAGTCGGCGATCCTGCACGCTTCGCCGCTCTGGCCTGGAACGCCGACGACCACGTGCTGCTCGAGGCGGCCAAGGCAGACGACCTGGAGGCCATCGACCGTCGCGCCCGTGGTTGCCTCGACCGCGGAGTCTTCGAGGCGATCCTCGCCGACGTACCCGACGCGTGGCTGGAACCGGTGCCCGGTGCGGAGTCTGCAGCCGCGGTGCGTGCTGCCTACGTCGACTTCCTCGATGCACGCCTTCAGGCGACGGCGTGGTGGGAGGCGGTCGCCCGATGA
- a CDS encoding PPK2 family polyphosphate kinase — MTSFVSALRLPVGPVDLTAIDPAGTPAYDGGKEEAEAALEGLGPELAELQERLYANRAGGRSVLLVLQGMDTSGKGGILEHTVGLVSPAGVKVTSFKAPTEEERAHDFLWRIEKALAPAGIIGVFDRSQYEDVLIGRVRDLAPADEIERRYGAINDFEKRIADGGTTIVKCMLHISAAEQKERLLARLDDPAKHWKFNPGDIDERARWASYREAYEIALERTNTDAAPWYVVPSDHKWYRNLAIGHLLLEALRGLDLTWPPADFDVEHEKQRLRDEVPVQ; from the coding sequence ATGACGTCCTTCGTGAGCGCACTTCGGCTCCCCGTCGGTCCGGTCGACCTGACGGCGATCGACCCGGCCGGCACCCCGGCGTACGACGGGGGGAAGGAGGAGGCCGAAGCGGCGCTGGAGGGCCTCGGTCCCGAGCTCGCCGAGCTGCAGGAGCGGCTCTACGCCAACAGGGCCGGAGGCCGCAGCGTGCTGCTGGTGCTCCAGGGGATGGACACCTCCGGCAAGGGCGGCATCCTCGAGCACACCGTCGGCCTGGTCAGCCCGGCCGGTGTGAAGGTGACCAGCTTCAAGGCTCCGACCGAGGAGGAGCGGGCCCACGACTTCCTGTGGCGGATCGAGAAGGCGCTGGCTCCCGCAGGCATCATCGGTGTCTTCGACCGCTCGCAGTATGAGGACGTCCTCATCGGTCGGGTCCGCGACCTGGCGCCCGCCGACGAGATCGAGCGTCGCTACGGTGCGATCAACGACTTCGAGAAGCGGATCGCCGACGGCGGCACGACGATCGTCAAGTGCATGCTCCACATCTCGGCGGCGGAGCAGAAGGAGCGGCTGCTCGCACGTCTCGACGACCCGGCGAAGCATTGGAAGTTCAACCCGGGCGACATCGACGAGCGTGCCCGGTGGGCGTCTTACCGCGAGGCCTACGAGATCGCGCTCGAGCGGACCAACACCGACGCTGCACCGTGGTACGTGGTGCCCAGCGACCACAAGTGGTACCGCAACCTGGCCATCGGCCATCTGCTGCTCGAGGCACTGCGCGGTCTCGACCTGACGTGGCCGCCTGCAGACTTCGACGTCGAGCACGAGAAGCAGCGCCTGCGTGACGAGGTGCCGGTCCAGTGA
- a CDS encoding regulatory protein RecX, with the protein MSDPTAAAPAWHGDVHAGVAAWLGEAGPPPDFASAADAMPPEDLEALGPEADHEAVARKILLDQLTGQARSRAELQKKLDAKDVPKAIATRLLDRFEEVGLVDDAAFARQWIASRQPGKGLASRALAQELRRKGIDDEVAREALDEIDPEDEREVARRLVQRKLRSMRGLAPEVATRRLVGMLARKGHGPGVAFAVVREELGALADDDVEPPD; encoded by the coding sequence ATGTCTGACCCCACTGCAGCCGCTCCGGCGTGGCACGGCGACGTGCACGCCGGGGTGGCCGCGTGGCTCGGTGAAGCAGGTCCGCCGCCGGACTTCGCCTCCGCCGCGGACGCGATGCCGCCTGAGGACCTCGAGGCCCTGGGGCCCGAGGCCGACCACGAGGCGGTGGCCCGCAAGATCCTGCTCGACCAGCTCACGGGCCAGGCGCGCTCACGGGCGGAGCTGCAGAAGAAGCTCGATGCCAAGGACGTGCCGAAGGCGATCGCGACCCGGCTGCTGGACCGTTTCGAGGAAGTCGGACTCGTCGACGACGCGGCCTTCGCCCGCCAGTGGATCGCCTCGCGCCAGCCCGGCAAGGGGCTGGCCTCGCGTGCCCTCGCCCAGGAGCTGCGCCGCAAGGGCATCGACGACGAGGTGGCGCGCGAGGCGCTCGACGAGATCGACCCCGAGGACGAGCGTGAGGTGGCCCGCAGGCTGGTGCAGCGCAAGCTCCGCTCCATGCGTGGCCTCGCTCCCGAGGTGGCCACCCGCCGCCTGGTCGGGATGCTGGCGCGCAAGGGCCACGGTCCCGGGGTCGCCTTCGCGGTCGTGCGCGAGGAGCTCGGTGCGCTCGCCGACGACGACGTCGAGCCCCCCGACTGA
- the recA gene encoding recombinase RecA: protein MAGDRDKALDAALANIEKQFGKGSIMRLGDETRAPLEVIPTGAIALDVALGIGGLPRGRVVEIYGPESSGKTTVALHAVANAQRNGGLVAFIDAEHALDPEYAKNLGVDTDALLVSQPDSGEQALEIADMLIRSGALSLIVIDSVAALVPRAEIEGEMGDSHVGLQARLMSQALRKMTGALNQSGTTAIFINQLREKIGVMFGSPETTTGGRALKFYSSVRLDVRRIETLKDGTDMVGNRTRVKVVKNKVAPPFKQAEFDIMYGKGISREGGLIDVGVDAGLVRKAGAWYTYEGDQLGQGKENARNFLRDNPDLANELEKKILEKLGVGPTIDAPAEEPTNVDF from the coding sequence ATGGCTGGAGACCGCGACAAGGCGCTCGACGCAGCGCTTGCAAACATTGAGAAGCAGTTCGGCAAGGGCTCGATCATGCGCCTGGGCGACGAGACCCGTGCTCCGCTCGAGGTGATCCCGACCGGCGCGATCGCGCTCGACGTGGCGCTCGGCATCGGTGGCCTCCCGCGTGGTCGAGTCGTGGAGATCTACGGCCCGGAGTCCTCGGGTAAGACGACGGTCGCGCTGCACGCGGTGGCCAACGCCCAGCGCAACGGTGGCCTGGTCGCCTTCATCGACGCCGAGCACGCGCTCGACCCGGAGTACGCGAAGAACCTCGGCGTCGACACCGACGCACTGCTGGTCTCGCAGCCCGACTCCGGCGAGCAGGCGCTCGAGATCGCGGACATGCTGATCCGCTCCGGCGCGCTGTCGCTCATCGTCATCGACTCCGTGGCGGCGCTCGTGCCCCGCGCGGAGATCGAGGGCGAGATGGGTGACAGCCACGTCGGTCTCCAGGCCCGCCTCATGTCGCAGGCGCTCCGCAAGATGACCGGTGCGCTCAACCAGTCCGGCACGACCGCGATCTTCATCAACCAGCTGCGCGAGAAGATCGGCGTCATGTTCGGCTCGCCCGAGACCACGACCGGTGGTCGCGCGCTGAAGTTCTACTCGTCGGTCCGCCTCGACGTGCGCCGCATCGAGACGCTCAAGGACGGCACCGACATGGTCGGCAACCGCACCCGCGTCAAGGTCGTGAAGAACAAGGTTGCCCCGCCGTTCAAGCAGGCCGAGTTCGACATCATGTACGGCAAGGGCATCTCGCGTGAGGGTGGCCTGATCGACGTCGGCGTCGACGCGGGCCTCGTCCGCAAGGCCGGCGCTTGGTACACCTACGAGGGTGACCAGCTCGGCCAGGGCAAGGAGAACGCGCGCAACTTCCTGCGCGACAACCCCGACCTGGCCAACGAGCTGGAGAAGAAGATCCTCGAGAAGCTCGGTGTCGGCCCGACCATCGACGCTCCCGCTGAGGAGCCGACCAACGTCGACTTCTGA
- a CDS encoding polysaccharide pyruvyl transferase family protein, with product MRERDRSTLEELRSRTLDVLVDVIGRGATVALLDAPNQRNVGDSMIWAGEVAYFRRLGLKVVYVADLQSYDTDVLRRTLPADGVILLHGGGNVGDLWRGHQKHREQVARDFRDRKIVQLPQSVWFSEEKYAANANRILGAHPDFTLLVRDRETEERAAAWLPDVPRRYCWDMALGWDPRPSRKQHGGAPALVVARTDHEGASGLGTADLASDLGVAADVRDWTSPELDTLGWRLARAVPRIARRWPALRRWHLFQVLLRASFGWINRANVRSGVRLYAGRRVVVVDRLHAHVLAVLMGIDHVMLDNSYRKLGAVFDDYTHRFSTAAYAHDRTEAIDLARTILNRPEN from the coding sequence GTGCGTGAACGAGACAGGTCCACCCTGGAAGAGCTGCGGTCCCGGACCCTCGACGTGCTGGTCGACGTCATCGGGCGCGGCGCGACGGTGGCGCTGCTCGACGCGCCCAACCAGCGCAACGTCGGCGACTCGATGATCTGGGCCGGCGAGGTCGCCTACTTCCGGCGGCTCGGCCTGAAGGTCGTCTACGTCGCCGACCTGCAGTCCTACGACACCGACGTGCTCCGCCGAACCCTTCCGGCCGACGGAGTGATCCTCCTCCACGGCGGAGGCAACGTGGGCGACCTCTGGCGCGGCCACCAGAAGCACCGCGAGCAGGTCGCGCGCGACTTCCGCGACCGGAAGATCGTGCAGCTGCCGCAGTCGGTCTGGTTCTCGGAGGAGAAGTACGCCGCCAACGCGAACCGCATCCTCGGCGCGCACCCGGACTTCACGCTGCTCGTGCGCGACCGGGAGACGGAGGAGCGAGCCGCTGCCTGGCTGCCGGACGTCCCGCGGCGCTACTGCTGGGACATGGCCCTGGGCTGGGACCCGCGCCCGTCGCGGAAGCAGCACGGCGGGGCACCCGCTCTCGTCGTGGCCCGCACCGACCACGAGGGCGCCTCCGGACTCGGGACGGCCGACCTGGCGAGCGACCTGGGGGTGGCCGCCGACGTCCGCGACTGGACGAGCCCCGAGCTGGACACGCTCGGCTGGCGCCTGGCCCGCGCCGTGCCGCGGATCGCGAGGCGCTGGCCGGCGCTCAGGCGCTGGCACCTCTTCCAGGTGCTGCTGCGGGCGAGCTTCGGCTGGATCAACCGCGCCAACGTCCGCAGCGGCGTCCGCCTCTACGCCGGACGCCGCGTGGTCGTCGTCGACCGGCTGCACGCACACGTCCTCGCCGTCCTGATGGGGATCGACCACGTGATGCTCGACAACAGCTACCGCAAGCTCGGAGCGGTCTTCGACGACTACACCCACCGGTTCAGCACCGCGGCGTACGCGCACGACCGAACCGAAGCCATCGACCTCGCGCGCACCATCCTGAACCGACCGGAGAACTGA